CAGAAGGCAAAGCTTAGAAGCAgtgagtagaagttgcaaagaggcaaatttaggcttgaaagCAGGAGAATCTTAATGGGAGGCGTCCCAATGCAGAACGAGCCATCTCAAGAGGCCGTGGTTGGTCACTTTCGTTGGTTGTTTTTAAAGAGATGCTACATGGCCACCGTTCAGGTTGGGGGAAGCAGGGTGCATATAGGAGTAGGTCCTTTTCAGCTGTGTATTCAACTAGAGGACCAagaagggccctcccaactctaaagttctgtgatttttgtgtttgtgggttgggagaGGAGAATCAAAACTGAGCTGTCCTCAGAGCACCAGGGCTAAACTGAACTCAGCCTGTGGACACAAAAGGTCTTTCCAAgcgtgcattatctcatttgatccacagaATAACCCTAAGCTGGATAGTGTTGGTATtgcccttgttttacagaggagagaaTTGCTTTGCCTTACATGAGGTCACTCAGCCACAAATTCATGTCCTCTAATTGCAAACCCAGGGCTCTTTGGTAATCAGACTGGGGAGAGAAAGCTTGCCCAAACAACTACAACATGAAGTCTCTGGTAAATTGGATCAAAATGAGATGGTGAGATCCGAGAATGGAGGGATTACTTCCAGCCAAATGGACAGGTGAGGGCTTCATGGAggggtgggattttagttgggccttGACAGGTTTTAAACAGAGAAGGGTGAAGATGGCAAGGTGTGTTGGGCAGGAGCGGTGAGGGTGTGGGAGGGGAGAGTTTGGCTAGAGTAAAGGGTTGTGTTGGAAAGAAGTGAGAGGAGGGACAGAAGCCTGGAAACAGTGGTTGATTCTCTGGCCAAATCCCATAGATGGAGGTTATTTTTTGGGTAGCAAGAATCATTGAAGAGTTCTAAGTGAGGAAGAGGCATTTGAAAGTGTtttagatcaatgaattgagttCTAATAGTGAGTGGGATGCATCAAAAAAAAGGGGAGCTTGGAAAGAAAATGGTGTTATTTCAGGAAGTGAGGATACAGAATGTTGCTTGGGCTCTTACACATGGAAGCTCTTTCTAAATTTGGTTACAAGGGTCATTTTGATGTCTTAGGTATTCCAGAAAATAATGATGTTTCTTCAGAATCCTTAAGGCCTCAGTTTTACAAAGAATATATTGTAGTCAGCCATGTCAGAGGAGACATGGGCCTAGACTATGGTGTTGACTATGGGAatgggaaggaagtaaggaattaAGGTACAGAAATAATTTGTAGACTAAGGCAACTAATTTGGATTTAAGGAATTATGACTGAGGGGCTCTGGTtctaaaaaagagggagaagttaAAAATGACCGGTGAAACCATTGAACAAGAGGTGAATTGGGAAAAGGACCTGGTCTGAGTGTGAGCCCTCTTCAGATGCTCTGGTCTGGCCATTGCCAGCCACTCTTTCCAGTACCAGTGCACCTTCTCTCATCCTCCTCAGCTCACAGGTTGAGACAGAGGAGTTGTACTACTACTTGctcccattgccacttccagttttttccccttcctccatcactcagtaacctctcttcctttgaggttcatgctattcaaATATATCACCCCATCAAAATCTTGGTGGCTGTTGTACAGGCCCCCAGGTCACTCACCTTCCTTCTTCAGTGacatattccttccttccttccttataattttttctctcctccccaattcctgccctcataccaggggacttcaacatatatattgattctccctcaaatattctaaccactcagttccttctctgcccaacctcagccacacacaaaggtggtcatacccttgatcttgccatcccCTACAAATGCACCACCTCCATGTTGAAGAATTCTGAAATCGCCTTATCctaccataatctattggcttgtcacctcttcctctgcctttccTTGCATAACCCTATTCTTTGTCTGCATGTGACCTGCAATCCCTTGATCCCTCAATTGTCTCCCAGGCCATTTCCTCTACACTAGtcattctctccccttctccctatcTCGACTCTTTGgcgaaccagttcaactctacactgtcctctcctCTTGAATCCCTCTTTCGCCTATCATATCATTGATTATGCCCAGCTAGACcttagccttggatcactcccaccattcatcacctttgctcctacacacatgctgctgaacGAAGGTGGAGAAAATCTTGCAACCGTTCCAAGTGGGTCTGCTACAAATTTACATTACATAACCTCAGCTGGCCTTCATTGCTGCTGCTCAGTCCTACTATACCTCCTTTATAAACCCAGTATCCCACTtgccacagcagctcttccagaCTTTTTCAACTTTCCTCAAATCTCTCATGGCTTCCCCTCTTCCTACTCTCTCAACTGaggactttgcctcatattttacagaaaaataataaagccATTCATTGTGAACTCTCCTCTTCCCTATTCTTCacctatcactcagatgcctatGGCCACATTCAcctccttcatctctgcctcacatgaagtggccttactccttaccaagccTCTACCCTCTATTGAAGTGACCCCATTACATCCTGTCTCCTCCTGCAGATTGTCCCCTCCTGTCATCCTCACTTTCTGCTGCCTACAGTcatgcccatgtctctcccaACCTGAAAAAAAggcctcacttgatccttccatctctgCTAACAGTCATCCCAATAGCTCTTTTGCactttgtagctaaattcctcaAAAAGGCAACTACAGTAGGTGCCTCCACCTTTCACTcccttcttaaccccttacaatgcAGCTTCTAGCCTTgccattccactgaaactgctctctccaaagttagtaAAGATCTCTTAGCTGCCCAATTAAATGgacttttctcattcctcatcctccttgacctctctgcagcctttgacactgctggtcactctcccctccttgatactctcttctctcttgggttttcaggataccaccctctcctggttctcctctctaTCAGACAGGTCTTTCTCTGAATTCATGTCATCTAACCAGAGGTGTCCCTAGTTATTCTGCCCAGGATTTtgccttctccctctatactacttcatttgctgatctcctcagctcccgtggatttaattatcatcattatgctgatgattctcaagtctacctttcctgccccatccTCTCTGCTGACTTTTGATattgcatctccagctgcctttcagacatctcaaactgaatgtctagtagacatcttaaactcactatatccaaaattgaactcatctttcccccaaaccctccccttctCCTACCTTTCCTTTTACGGTAGCAGACAACCCCAAcctcccagtccttcaggctcacaacctaggagccATCCTCAACTCtgcactctctctcacccctcgtATCCAAGTTATTGGCAAGGACTgcagatttcacctttgcaatatctctcaaatatgcccccttctctaaCACGGCCACCCCTCTATTGCAGGCCCTCATTAATGTCTGTGCAAAagctttcagtttcatgtaatcaaagttattttatcttttgtaattgtctctatctcttgtttggctaagaatacatctcctattCAAAGCTGTGAGAGGTatgtgatctgtttctcttctaatttttttaatagtacaATCTTTAGGACTAAGGTCGTGTGTCTATTTAGaatgtggtgtaagatgttggtcaaagcctaatttctgccatactgctttccagttttcccaacatttaAATCAAAtgagttctttcctaagtaatatGTGTTTTCCACTTTGTCAAACATTGGGTTATTAATTCCATTATTTTTGATTCTCTTCATCCAGTCTTTAGTGGCTTGACCCAGACTTCTCCTGATGGAGTTGGGAGAATTCTAAAAATACGTTGTACACCAGCTTTGCCCACCTACCTTTGGGCACTGAAGAAGGGCCACAGTCTGTCCTTTCCAATTGCAGAACAATTAGTGTAAAGGGAACATGTTATTTGTTTTAAAGCTGTGCACCcaggaagccaaagaaaaacaagggaaCCCAGCAATACCAGATGTTCAGTCACACAGGGCTGGTTCTGGttgtctccttcccccttcctctcccactgTCTCACctaccagtcaatcaataagtatttattaagtgcctactatgggcacagctaggtggtacagtggatagagtgctgggcatggagtcaggaagacttacctttctgagttcaaatttggcctcagacacttagtagctgtgtgaccctgggcaagttagttaaccctgtttgcctcagtttcctcatctataaaatgagctggagaaggaaatggaaaaccactccagtatctgcaagaaaaccctaaatgggttcatgaagagtcagacacaactgaaaaacaatcaaacaacaaGTGCctaatgtgtcaggcactgtcctgagttcaaagtaagacaaaagacaatccctgccctcaaggagctcacagtccaatagagggagaaaacatgcaaccAACAACATACAAATGatctatagacaggataaataggaaataatcaatagaaggaaagTATTAGGTTCAAGAGTgaatgagaaaggcttcctgtagaaggtgagatgtCAGCTGGGACtgaaaggcaggagggagagagagcatcccaggcCTGGGGGCCAGCCAGTGAAGATGCCTGGAGTCATGAGATGGAGTGTCTagtttgaggaacagccaggagaccagtgggggaaggagaaaagagagtctctcttctctttttgctctgtCTCTTTTACTCCTTTTCTGGACCTTAGGATCTCTGATACAAGAAGGTCCAGAGATCTAGTCTAAGTCCCTCCAAACTAGTCACCCACCCCGCCAACCTACTTGCTGCTACTTGAGTCAAatgtgggaaagggaggagaaatgacCCTTGTAGTATGCAGGAAGAGTCCCAACTTGGAGGGAGTGGGGCCAAGATATCCAAAATACAGAGGAGAAAGGCTAAGAGGGATGGGCAGGCCTAGAGACCATGCCCTCCAAGACTGGGATGGGGAGAATTGAGATGAGAGCACATTAAAGTTTCAACAAGAGCCCTacatttggaatcagatgactaactctactacctgtgtgacttggacaccatcccttcccctcactgggcctcaatttctccatctgtaaaatgagttgaaccAAATGATCTCCACAAGCCCTTACAGTTTGAAATGTTATGATTTTGTGATCATATAgctagaggtgaaagggaccctTGAGGCCCTCCAGTATGACCTCTCCAAAATGAAGCAGGCCCAAAGAGGTTGGGACACCCCAAAGGTCACAAAGATCAGAAGTGGTAGAGAGAAGATCCAAATTCTGTTTAGCATCCACTCCTCTATATCAAGAGCCCTATCTATGACTTCTGCCCTGCTACTCCTGTCCCAGGTCAAAACAGGTCCCTCAAGGGGCCCAAGAGCTTCAGAAATGGCTCTAGTTTTAAATTCTCAAGATAAGGAGAGGGCCTGTTGAAACAGCCCCACAGACCTCTGGAGCCAGAGCTGAGACCCTTCATGCCTCTACCTGGAGAgtaacacatgtacacacactaaCACTCCTAGACAGACAGCGGCATCAGGGGAGACTCAGACCAGCTCAGGTCCCAGGCAGACGGCCACCTCCCTCCCTATACACACATGCCTCTCCCTCTTTAATACCTGAAGGAACTTAAACGTTTGAAAAATGaccttcattatctcatttgaaccttacaactcTGAGAGGTTCAATGTCTCGCCCAGGATCACGCCGCTCATTAAATGTCTAAGGCATGAACTGAGATCTCTGCTTCTCACACTTGACTTTAGCCACACTGCCATATGGGTTGTTAagatctccctcctctcctccaggaGGTTTCCTAGGACCCCACTCCATTCTCAAAAATCTCAGAAACAGCCACCCTCCTCGTTCACCTTTCTCATGTTTCTCCCCTCAGGAAGCCTCTGATCTGAGCCAAGAGAGAACCAGGgcagcacttaacaaatgtttatcgactgaccAACTAACTAACCCTGTCTTTGGGAATTCAGTTCCCTCTCCTAGCTGCCATCCAGTACCTACTGTTTGTCAGGCCCTGAGTTACCAAAAGGCAGACGCTGCCCTCAGAAGAGGGATAATTTAACAGGGGAGATGatacaaagcaagatatataagataaataggaaataacagaaagaATGCACAGGAATAAAGAGAGATTGGAATGGCTTCcggtaaaagatgagattttagttgaccCTTAAAGAAACTGGAGAAGTCAGTGGTGGAATTAAAGAAGGAGGAGGGTAAGGGAGGCCTAAAGAGGACCTCTGGTTGAATCACTGCAGCCAGCCAGCCTCCCTGCCGGAAGCTCAGCTGCTCTGCCAACTTCCTGCTTAGTTCTCCGCTGCAGACAACAGATGAGACACACCTCAGCTCAGCCTGCCCAAGGGAGTGGGGACAAAACCAGAAATCCTCCTTTGAGAACCATCTGCAAAGTCATCCAGTTGTCAGACATGAACAAGGTGATCCCGGTAGCCGTGGGCGCCTTGATGGGAGGTGGTAAGTATGACTTaggccttcccctccctcttcctcctttaaaaaagtatgtgttattgttttctgttttacatTATCGTCCCTTGCCAATAACCATCAGCCTCACAGAGCTCCAGCTTATAGCAAACAGACAAAGGAGCCAAACCCGGTTACCATTTCTGACTCCTCCTCATCCCTCCCCttcatcttctccctctattactgattcagctttttaaaaaaaaataattttccccattatatgttaaaacaaattttgaaacatttttttagttttgagtttcaaattctatacctccctccccttcttccctgagactgtaagcaatctgatgatataggttatacttttgcaatcatgtaaaatatttccatagtagtcattttgtacaagaagatgaaggaaggaagggaaggagggggagggagggagggagagagagggagagagagagagagaagaagaaagagaaagaaggagaaaaaaaagaaaaagaagcatgcttcagtctgcgttcagacaatatcagttctttctctagaggcagataaCATGCTTCAGCTGGAGGAtgtctaaacaagctgtggtatatgatggtgatggaatattgtcgttctgtaagaaatgacaagcaagctGATTTCCACATTTATTTTTGAGGTCTCTGCTGTGCCAAGTCAGATCTAGACAGAACAGAGGGCCAACTCAGTAGACCTGAGTCAAGGTCCTCCCAGACTCATTTGTAATTATGGGCAGGTCACCTTTCCTAGACATTGGTCAAGGGTGTTTTCCTCACACCAATGAGATCATAGGTCCATGGCATCAGCACCAAGGAAAATGTGCAATAAATCATGCTAGTCCCTGGATGACACCTCTAAATCTGGTGGATTGTACAGATCCCTAGGAAGCTAAGCACCCAGAAGAAGGTAGAGTCTTCTCTAACAACCCTGAATTCCTTCAACTTGTGTGAGCAGGGTCAGTTTAGGTCACTATAAATCCAGAGTACAGATCGCTCTCGAAGGTGAAGACCCACAGTCTATCCATTAACCaaatgagcaagcatttattgagcaactGCTATGTGCCTGGCAAGAGAAAAGGTGAGCCTCCACTCAGGAGTGGAAAATGGCCTCACAGTTTATGgattcccttccatttttttgtcaGGTAAAATAAAACCTATCCTATATTCAATGATTTGCTGGCCTAAGTGCTTGAAGGGGCACCTGAGGgccctttccttttttcatgaGGGGATTTAGACCTGAATCAAATGCCTATGCTGTTAGGGGAATTCTTGGAGGCTGGGGAGGTGAGAAGGCATGAGTTTAAGAGAGAATAGTATGAAAAACCTCCCACCTCCATCCtcaccttcctcttttctcatcttcctcttctcagCTGTTCAATGCTCAGCCTCTGAACCCTGAGCAGACTGAGGGTGGTAGTGGGGTCAGTCCAGGGTTGGAGTGGGAGAAAGCAGGTCAGGCTGCAATGGTGGAAGGGCATACAGCAGACACTGCCTGCTTCCCAACCAGGTCTCTTGTCCCACAGGCATAGCTGTAGCTTCAGTCCCTGTGTTCCTGGGAGTTGTAGGCTTCACTAAGGTTGGCATTGCCACTGGCTCCATGGCAGCAAAGATGATGTCAGCAGCAGCTGTTGCCAATGGTGGAGGGGTTGCTTCAGGCAGCCTGGTAGCTGTGCTTCAGTCTGTAGGTGAGTGAGGGGCctatggaggagggagggggggaccCTTCCACTTGCCTCCAATCCCTGTCTCAGAAATGTGGCCTTTCCCTGGCTAGTCATGATCTCTTTAGTTGGGATCAGCAAAGAATCACAGACCCTCAAAGTTGGgaagaacctcagagaccatcctgTCCAATCATAGCAGAACAAGAATCCTTCCTATGACATCCTCCACCTGCCTGTGCCTAAAGACCTCCTATGAGGGAGAACCTATGTGGCACAGCAGAAAGACCCCCAGCTCTAGACTGAGAGAACTAGGTTCAAGTCCATCTCCAGAtccatgaccctgtggacctccTGAGGTGGCCTATcctcattttggacagctctaattataatggagcccaaatctgcctctacCACTCTTCTCCATCACTTCTGGCTCTGCCCTCCTAGGCAAGAAGCCCTTCAGCTACAGAGGAGGTAGCTATCTCCTTAAATCTTTCCACATTACACATCCTCACTTCATCCAGTCAGTCCTATAGCATGATCCCTAGTTCTCCTGGTCCTGGTTGCCCCTGACAGTCTCTGCCTAGCCCCAGCATTCTCCCATCCCCCCCAGCCACACTGACCCATTGTTTTGCTGAATTCTCTCCCCCACAGGGGCTAGTGGCCTGTCCACAATGGCAAGTACTGCACTGGGTTCTGCAGGTTCAACCCTTGGAAGTATCCTTGCATACTGGGGCAGTCAGAAATGATAGCCTACAGGTGCCAGGGACTCACAGTGGCCTCCTGGCCTCTCTGCCTCTGAGGGGAAGATGGTATGAAGACAATATCCCAGCCAGATGCACATCCTTTCCAAAAGCTGGGCCTTCTGTCCCCATACAGGGAGAGCTCTGACAAATAAAGGCTTGGCATGACCTCCTGTCTCTTTAAGTCTCATACAGATTTCGGCCACTCCTGTACGGAGAAAGGGGTggaagttgggggagggaaggggcacGTGCTTGGACAACATTAGCCTACTGGTCTACACATTTGTCTTGTCTCACACTTCCAGTTCCATGGCAGCCCCAGACCTGTGTGATCCTTCTCGAACCCCCTTGGAATCCATCATTAGGTTCCTCTTAGCTCTGAGATAAAATACTCAATGAGATACACGAAACTATGTTCCAGCCACCTTGGACTATGCACTCTGATCTTGTCCTGCCTTTGTATAGCTTCCAGATAATCACGAAGATTGTCTCCTATGcctaagacagacagacagacagacacacacacacacacacacacatatgttgggtgtccctgaccagcaaggaccccaatctcagtacgcaatgatgaggcaggAGTCAGGGAAGATACAACTCCaatttattgggagacattatccagttttatagggttttgcactacatgagtagaagcaggtgttcaaggggtaagggaatgacagcatgggaagatcgatattgggtgggaagaatctggattgatGCAAACTATGGTTCCTACAGGCATATGGGAAAATTAGGGCTGTTGCAAGATAATTTCtatgggagtatgggaacaaaggggggtgctgtcctacagcatctatggaggcatgggaaggctcaggcatgtagccagctgatatcagagctgtatgagctatgtgaggcacagggcaggatgcccttgtaaagtatcaaagatgttccagtaagtaaaatataaaagcattgttgtgttaggcactggttcaagagcattaggtagtggccagctgggttcctccttctgggcttgtgagtccctggtgaatggactctgcctgcatgagaaaggatggctacgaGAGCGGGAGAGGGGCTGTTAGGGACAGAAGTCCTTCCTCCGGGTGCTTgccattccaactcctactaagcctgtctggttttacccaggaaacaggccaagtgctagggtcctagCAGCTCCAgggtcggcaccaaccccttacaatTACCCCCTTTTGATTTGCAACGCAGCACCTCCCGAAAGAGGTGGGTGCTCAGTGTGTAGTCTCCAAATGTCATGCTTTAGAGTGGTGATGGAGGCTGTCAGTGCTCTCAGGAGCTGACACAGGAGGCAAGGCAGCAGACACAAAAGAAGGGCTATGCAGCCAGTGCCTAAGGCAGCACTGATCAATGTACATTTCCAGCCATCCCCAAGGAGACCAGGGATGCCAGAAGAAATTAAGCAACTCTTTAG
This Trichosurus vulpecula isolate mTriVul1 chromosome 2, mTriVul1.pri, whole genome shotgun sequence DNA region includes the following protein-coding sequences:
- the LOC118838646 gene encoding interferon alpha-inducible protein 27-like protein 2A translates to MRHTSAQPAQGSGDKTRNPPLRTICKVIQLSDMNKVIPVAVGALMGGGIAVASVPVFLGVVGFTKVGIATGSMAAKMMSAAAVANGGGVASGSLVAVLQSVGASGLSTMASTALGSAGSTLGSILAYWGSQK